A genomic window from Sulfurospirillum diekertiae includes:
- a CDS encoding metallophosphoesterase — protein sequence MFRLSFAFAAIAVLSLINFYSYKRFLKRLDLFFKIQGVIKWVMIAITLCEICYFLVLRLDNLDPILYTLFSAMIGVSFMLFCVAILYDLFHIPYAKIPHDYSRRLFIKMVFDVTMLILAFSYIAKGFLNGMKAPRIKEVDVFIDGLESELSIVQITDVHIGKTLGKSFMDAVVKQVNALDADMVVITGDLIDMPVNQIGDKLDSLRAIQSRLGVYYVPGNHEYFYGVHKIMEYVRTLGVHVLSNRSIVINHTINLAGVMDMSGKRFDFEPPDLKRALLHVKPELPTILLSHQPKIVKEMTDEKIDLILSGHTHGGQIFPFGLLVLLDQPYLSGLYQHSKHTQVFVSNGAGFWGPAVRIMAPSEIVKINLKVKKV from the coding sequence ATGTTTCGTCTTTCGTTCGCATTTGCGGCTATTGCAGTTTTATCGCTTATTAATTTTTACAGTTACAAGCGTTTTCTCAAACGCTTGGATCTGTTTTTCAAGATTCAAGGTGTGATCAAATGGGTGATGATCGCCATTACCCTGTGCGAAATATGCTACTTCTTAGTCCTTCGTTTGGACAATCTTGACCCCATTTTATACACACTCTTCTCGGCGATGATCGGTGTCTCGTTTATGCTGTTTTGTGTGGCGATACTTTACGATCTCTTTCATATTCCTTATGCCAAAATCCCACATGATTATTCCAGACGATTGTTTATCAAAATGGTATTTGATGTTACGATGCTTATTTTGGCATTTTCGTACATTGCTAAAGGCTTTCTTAATGGTATGAAAGCACCGCGCATTAAAGAGGTCGATGTTTTTATTGATGGGTTGGAATCAGAGCTCAGCATTGTTCAGATTACGGATGTGCACATCGGCAAAACCCTTGGAAAATCGTTTATGGATGCTGTGGTGAAGCAAGTAAATGCTTTAGATGCGGATATGGTTGTCATTACCGGTGATTTGATTGACATGCCGGTGAATCAAATTGGTGACAAACTTGACTCTTTGCGCGCCATTCAGAGTCGTTTGGGTGTTTACTATGTGCCGGGAAATCATGAGTATTTTTACGGGGTTCATAAAATTATGGAGTATGTTCGCACTTTGGGCGTTCATGTTCTTTCCAACCGTTCTATTGTCATCAATCATACGATTAATCTTGCGGGTGTGATGGATATGTCTGGCAAACGTTTTGATTTTGAGCCACCTGATCTAAAGCGTGCACTTTTACATGTAAAGCCAGAATTGCCAACAATTTTGCTCTCCCATCAACCTAAAATTGTCAAAGAGATGACCGATGAAAAGATTGATCTGATTCTTAGTGGTCACACACACGGGGGACAGATTTTTCCTTTTGGTCTTTTGGTACTCCTTGATCAGCCTTATTTAAGTGGTCTGTATCAGCACTCAAAGCACACACAAGTCTTTGTCAGTAATGGTGCGGGTTTTTGGGGTCCAGCGGTGCGTATTATGGCGCCTAGTGAAATCGTCAAAATCAATCTTAAAGTCAAAAAAGTATGA
- a CDS encoding alanine/glycine:cation symporter family protein, producing the protein MEMIEKLVATLSGIVWGAPMLVLLVGTGLYLTIILRGMQFWALPHALKLIFHKESDGEGEISHFAALMTALAATVGIGNIVGVATAITLGGPGAVFWMWMTGLVGMATKYSEAVLAVKYRQKGHHHGFKGGPMYYLTYGLNMPKLGMAFAIFTAIAAFGIGNMTQANAVAQILSSEMAVPTWVTGVVLLTLTAVVILGGIKSIGNFTSFLVPFMILAYVSVSLIILAMNLDKLGDAFGLIFHYAFSPIAAGGGFVGATMAAAIRYGVARGVFSNESGLGSAPIAAAAAKTNDPVRQALVSMTQTFIDTLVVCTMTALIILISPFWQQGVSPSALTMQSFQLYLGTFGGIVVVISTVLFAYSTILGWSYYGEKAFEYIFGERFIRLYRVLFIVGVMVGSMLKLEFVWNFSDLMNGMMAIPNLIALLLLSRVISAESKRYFESLK; encoded by the coding sequence ATGGAGATGATTGAAAAATTGGTAGCGACGCTCTCAGGTATTGTTTGGGGTGCCCCAATGCTTGTATTGCTAGTAGGTACAGGTCTTTATTTGACGATTATTTTACGAGGTATGCAGTTTTGGGCATTGCCACATGCGTTAAAACTTATTTTCCACAAAGAGAGTGATGGTGAGGGCGAAATCAGTCACTTTGCCGCCCTTATGACAGCTCTCGCCGCAACGGTGGGTATTGGTAACATCGTTGGCGTCGCTACAGCGATTACACTGGGTGGTCCTGGCGCTGTTTTTTGGATGTGGATGACAGGACTTGTGGGAATGGCAACGAAATACTCTGAGGCCGTTTTAGCGGTGAAATACCGTCAAAAAGGGCATCATCACGGCTTTAAGGGTGGACCAATGTACTACCTTACGTATGGGCTTAATATGCCGAAACTGGGTATGGCATTTGCTATTTTTACCGCCATTGCAGCATTTGGCATTGGTAATATGACACAAGCCAACGCAGTCGCTCAGATTTTAAGCAGTGAAATGGCCGTCCCAACATGGGTGACAGGTGTGGTTCTTTTAACCCTAACAGCCGTGGTCATTTTAGGGGGCATTAAATCAATCGGTAACTTTACTTCATTTCTTGTTCCGTTCATGATTTTGGCATATGTTTCTGTCTCTTTGATTATTTTAGCCATGAACCTTGATAAATTAGGTGATGCCTTTGGTCTTATTTTTCATTATGCCTTTAGCCCGATTGCTGCGGGTGGTGGATTTGTAGGCGCTACGATGGCAGCAGCTATTCGTTACGGTGTCGCACGTGGTGTCTTTTCCAATGAATCAGGTCTTGGCTCAGCGCCTATTGCGGCAGCGGCAGCTAAAACAAACGACCCTGTACGTCAAGCCTTAGTCAGCATGACCCAAACATTTATTGATACTTTAGTGGTTTGTACGATGACCGCACTCATTATCTTGATCTCGCCATTTTGGCAACAAGGGGTGAGTCCAAGTGCACTGACAATGCAGAGCTTTCAGCTTTACTTAGGCACATTTGGTGGAATCGTGGTTGTGATTTCAACCGTTTTATTTGCCTATTCGACGATTTTGGGTTGGAGTTATTACGGTGAAAAAGCATTTGAGTACATCTTTGGTGAGCGATTTATTCGTTTATACCGTGTTTTATTTATTGTAGGCGTGATGGTCGGTTCGATGCTGAAACTTGAGTTTGTCTGGAATTTTTCAGATCTTATGAATGGTATGATGGCAATTCCAAACCTTATAGCGCTGTTACTTCTCTCTCGTGTCATTTCGGCTGAGAGTAAGCGTTATTTTGAGAGTCTTAAGTAA
- a CDS encoding uracil-xanthine permease family protein → MLHKTDYNFRFKDSIIGLQFLFVAFGALVLVPILTGLDPNVALFTAGLGTLLFQLTTREQIPPIFLASSFSFIAPIIYGLKTWGLAGTLCGLAAAGLFYFFLSILVRIKGSDFLHKIFPAVVVGPVIMTIGLILSPVAVNMAMGKTGDGAMVLVPLHQAMMVSMSALIVTLLVALLGKGVLKLLPILCGIIAGYVVSLILGIVSFDSVAKAAWFAIPNFVTPEWNLEAILYILPIAIAPAVEHVGGILTISNVTKTDYLKKPGLKTTLLGDAIATTAASMLGGPPNTTYSEVTGAVTITKAFNPAIMTWAALFAILLAFVGKLGGLLATIPVPVMGGILLLLFGIIASIGLGTMVREQVDMNDPRNMIIVSMILVLAIGGMVVDMGGVAFSGIGLGAIVGIVLNLVLPKGHHISEQ, encoded by the coding sequence ATGTTACACAAAACAGACTACAATTTTAGGTTTAAGGACAGCATTATTGGGTTGCAGTTCTTATTTGTTGCTTTTGGCGCATTGGTTTTAGTGCCAATCTTGACAGGGTTAGACCCCAATGTTGCGCTCTTCACCGCAGGTCTTGGAACGCTTTTGTTTCAACTGACCACACGTGAACAGATTCCTCCCATCTTTTTGGCGTCATCCTTTTCATTTATTGCGCCGATTATTTATGGGCTTAAAACATGGGGATTAGCAGGTACGTTGTGTGGGCTTGCCGCGGCAGGCTTGTTCTATTTTTTCTTAAGTATCCTCGTGCGCATTAAAGGCTCAGACTTTTTGCATAAGATTTTTCCCGCTGTCGTGGTAGGGCCTGTTATTATGACGATTGGGTTGATTCTCTCACCTGTGGCCGTCAATATGGCAATGGGAAAAACGGGCGATGGTGCGATGGTGTTGGTTCCTCTTCATCAAGCGATGATGGTTTCGATGTCAGCGTTGATCGTGACGCTTTTGGTAGCGCTTTTAGGGAAAGGTGTGCTGAAATTATTGCCTATTTTGTGTGGTATTATTGCAGGGTACGTGGTTTCGTTGATTTTAGGTATTGTCAGTTTTGATTCAGTGGCGAAAGCGGCATGGTTTGCCATACCGAATTTTGTAACTCCTGAGTGGAATCTTGAAGCGATTCTTTACATTTTACCGATTGCCATTGCCCCAGCGGTAGAGCATGTCGGTGGTATTTTAACCATCAGCAATGTCACCAAAACCGATTATTTGAAAAAACCCGGTTTGAAAACCACGCTTTTAGGTGACGCGATTGCTACAACAGCAGCTTCTATGCTCGGTGGCCCCCCTAATACAACCTATTCTGAAGTGACTGGTGCGGTCACGATTACCAAAGCGTTCAACCCTGCCATTATGACGTGGGCGGCACTGTTTGCGATTCTTTTAGCCTTTGTAGGTAAATTGGGAGGACTTTTAGCCACAATTCCAGTCCCCGTTATGGGCGGAATTTTGCTACTTCTTTTTGGGATTATCGCTTCCATTGGTTTGGGAACGATGGTGAGAGAGCAAGTCGATATGAATGACCCTCGCAATATGATCATTGTCTCTATGATTTTGGTGTTAGCCATTGGTGGAATGGTCGTTGATATGGGTGGCGTTGCATTTAGCGGTATTGGTTTAGGTGCGATTGTGGGTATTGTACTTAATTTAGTATTGCCCAAAGGGCATCATATCAGTGAACAATAA
- the dxr gene encoding 1-deoxy-D-xylulose-5-phosphate reductoisomerase, producing the protein MVLLGSTGSIGVNALIIAKRFGITVEALVAGKNIGLLNEQIKEHHPKYVAISDAKDRTLVNHTNVFVGKEGILELLQKTQSYLVVNALVGFVGLAPSIEALRLGKRLALANKESLVVAGHLLDTSHITPIDSEHFGLWYLLGKRPVSGMTITASGGAFRDTPLEKLSTMSFQDALKHPNWSMGAKITIDSATMTNKLFELLEAKWLFGVDRLDAIIEPKSLIHAFVNFKDGSTTAHLAVADMKLPIAFALVGEVEEPILPSLDLASIGSLSFRPIEAVRYPIWEIKDDVLANPTRGVVINAANEVGIAKFFNQEINILELAERTIKAYRHFEDAIPKSLDEVFEIDREVRRYCLAL; encoded by the coding sequence GTGGTACTCCTAGGATCAACAGGCTCCATTGGCGTCAATGCGCTGATCATTGCCAAACGTTTTGGTATTACGGTGGAAGCCCTTGTTGCGGGTAAAAATATTGGACTTCTCAATGAACAAATTAAAGAGCACCACCCAAAATATGTCGCCATTAGTGACGCGAAAGATCGTACTTTAGTCAATCACACCAATGTATTTGTTGGTAAAGAGGGTATTTTAGAGCTTTTACAAAAAACACAGAGTTATTTGGTTGTCAATGCTTTGGTTGGATTTGTGGGGTTGGCTCCTAGCATCGAAGCATTGCGACTTGGAAAACGTTTGGCACTTGCCAATAAAGAATCCCTCGTGGTTGCTGGGCATCTGTTGGATACCTCTCATATTACCCCCATTGACAGTGAACATTTTGGTTTGTGGTATCTTTTAGGAAAACGCCCCGTAAGTGGTATGACCATTACGGCAAGTGGGGGTGCTTTTCGAGATACTCCCCTTGAAAAACTCTCAACGATGTCCTTTCAAGACGCCCTTAAACATCCCAATTGGAGTATGGGCGCAAAGATAACCATTGATAGTGCGACGATGACCAACAAGCTTTTTGAGCTTTTAGAAGCTAAATGGCTTTTTGGTGTTGATAGACTCGATGCCATCATCGAACCAAAATCCCTAATACATGCCTTTGTAAATTTTAAAGATGGTAGCACCACAGCTCATTTAGCGGTTGCGGATATGAAACTTCCCATTGCCTTTGCTTTGGTAGGTGAAGTGGAAGAGCCTATTTTACCTTCCCTTGATTTAGCATCTATTGGTTCTCTCTCTTTCCGCCCTATTGAGGCGGTACGTTATCCTATTTGGGAGATTAAAGACGATGTTCTTGCCAACCCAACACGTGGTGTTGTCATCAATGCTGCCAATGAAGTGGGTATTGCGAAGTTTTTTAATCAAGAGATTAATATTTTAGAACTAGCCGAACGAACGATTAAAGCCTATCGACACTTTGAAGATGCAATTCCTAAAAGTTTAGATGAGGTCTTTGAGATCGACCGCGAAGTGAGGCGTTACTGCTTAGCCCTTTAG
- a CDS encoding phosphatidate cytidylyltransferase translates to MNFKALYESNKQRVFTGFVMLAFAIVVAFLNNALLTWLILGAMYLLAFYEAMNLFDVKDNKLYVYAVLLWLAAFVYPNPDDLIYLALIGFLAVMAYTKNVNYKLLAPFLYPSVSMLFLYALYHDFGMSVLVWLVIVVALTDTGAYCVGKSIGKTPFSPTSPNKTLEGVIGGVVIATVAGALYGTFLIPLWLSAFIAFVTSVASVFGDLFESYLKREAGLKDSGTLFPGHGGMLDRLDGYLFGGVVMVILLRGLA, encoded by the coding sequence ATGAACTTTAAAGCACTCTACGAATCAAATAAGCAGCGCGTTTTCACGGGCTTCGTGATGCTCGCATTTGCTATAGTGGTCGCATTTTTAAACAACGCACTCCTCACATGGCTCATTCTTGGTGCTATGTATTTACTCGCTTTTTATGAGGCAATGAACCTTTTTGATGTCAAAGACAATAAACTGTATGTGTATGCGGTTCTTTTATGGTTAGCGGCATTTGTCTATCCCAATCCTGATGATTTGATCTATTTAGCACTGATTGGATTTTTAGCTGTTATGGCTTACACTAAAAATGTGAATTATAAACTTCTTGCACCTTTTTTATACCCTTCGGTTTCGATGCTGTTTCTCTACGCTCTTTACCACGATTTCGGTATGTCCGTTTTGGTATGGCTCGTGATCGTTGTAGCTCTTACCGATACGGGGGCGTATTGCGTGGGTAAAAGCATTGGTAAAACACCTTTTTCTCCAACTTCACCCAATAAAACACTCGAAGGTGTCATCGGCGGCGTGGTGATCGCAACAGTGGCGGGTGCGTTGTATGGAACGTTTTTGATTCCATTGTGGCTTTCAGCTTTCATTGCATTTGTGACCTCTGTGGCATCTGTATTTGGCGATCTTTTTGAGAGTTATCTCAAACGAGAGGCGGGGCTAAAAGATAGTGGCACGCTCTTTCCAGGACATGGTGGCATGTTAGACAGACTTGATGGTTACCTTTTTGGTGGCGTGGTCATGGTCATCCTGCTTCGAGGGCTCGCGTAA
- a CDS encoding NFACT RNA binding domain-containing protein produces the protein MKHSELVCINDYLKQYHKISSIYRVDDSVLRIIFEVGEPLFVDLGRGDSYMFFKEDFKQAKRYTAPFDVLIAKRFSNAKIECMEVEEGNRIWRIGVMASSSYKAMRTTLQLEFTGRNTNAIILDENEVVLEAMRHIDASVSFRSVKVGEILEKLPPKELKEKPFELGGSIEEYLKASYEKRLHVKLEEIKKQKIAQVEKKITKLVQAIDALENEEELMVKSDEAQKEATLVLAHLHTNTIKGYQEAVTLVDFEGNEVTINLPQAQTPQMAANMLFKKSKKLRQKALSVHRQKENLDEKRLFLERMVGVINAAHDPEEIQILVPKQRKSKQKGDESNLYETFLLEGYRILLGKNEKGNIALLQEAKKSDIWLHVKDLPSSHVIICTEKQNVPESVLIFAAKLCVEFSMAQKGGYLVDYTKRKNVKPFDGANVAYEEYQTLKIYKE, from the coding sequence ATGAAACACAGTGAACTTGTTTGTATCAATGACTATTTAAAGCAGTACCATAAAATTTCTTCGATTTACCGTGTGGATGACTCTGTCTTACGCATTATTTTTGAAGTGGGAGAGCCGCTGTTTGTCGACCTTGGGCGTGGGGATTCGTATATGTTTTTTAAAGAGGATTTCAAACAAGCCAAGCGTTACACCGCACCCTTTGATGTTCTGATTGCCAAGCGATTTTCAAATGCGAAGATTGAGTGCATGGAAGTGGAAGAGGGGAATCGTATTTGGCGCATTGGGGTGATGGCGAGTTCGAGTTATAAAGCGATGCGTACAACGTTACAGTTAGAGTTCACGGGGCGCAATACCAACGCGATTATCTTAGATGAAAACGAGGTGGTTTTAGAGGCAATGCGTCATATTGATGCCAGTGTCTCTTTTCGCAGTGTTAAGGTGGGTGAAATACTGGAAAAATTACCGCCTAAAGAGCTTAAAGAGAAGCCATTTGAGCTGGGTGGAAGTATTGAAGAGTATCTGAAAGCCTCGTATGAAAAACGTTTACATGTAAAGCTTGAAGAGATCAAAAAACAGAAAATTGCTCAGGTGGAAAAAAAGATCACGAAGCTTGTTCAGGCGATTGATGCCCTGGAGAATGAAGAAGAGTTGATGGTGAAAAGTGACGAGGCGCAAAAAGAGGCAACCTTGGTTTTAGCGCATTTGCATACCAACACGATCAAAGGGTATCAAGAAGCGGTGACACTGGTGGATTTTGAAGGCAATGAAGTGACGATCAACCTTCCTCAAGCACAAACACCGCAAATGGCGGCGAATATGCTCTTTAAAAAGTCAAAAAAACTGCGCCAAAAAGCGCTCTCGGTGCATCGCCAAAAAGAGAACTTAGACGAGAAACGACTCTTCTTGGAGCGAATGGTAGGTGTGATTAATGCGGCGCATGACCCTGAAGAGATACAAATTTTAGTGCCCAAACAGCGCAAATCAAAGCAAAAAGGCGATGAGAGCAATCTTTATGAGACTTTTTTGTTAGAGGGTTATCGCATACTGCTTGGTAAAAATGAAAAAGGAAACATCGCACTTTTACAAGAAGCGAAAAAGAGCGATATATGGTTACATGTAAAAGATTTGCCTTCCTCTCATGTGATTATTTGTACCGAAAAACAGAACGTTCCTGAATCTGTTCTCATATTTGCCGCAAAACTGTGCGTGGAGTTTAGCATGGCTCAAAAAGGTGGCTATTTGGTCGATTATACGAAACGTAAAAACGTCAAACCCTTTGATGGAGCGAATGTTGCTTATGAAGAGTATCAAACCTTAAAAATTTACAAAGAGTAG
- a CDS encoding glycerate kinase family protein codes for MKVVLAIDSFKGCASSQELSAWIEEGIKEVYTEADVHACYIADGGEGMLFAIMQNVKGKILTCNVHDPLMNPISAQYGILEDGITAVIEMAQAGGLPLVPKEKRNPLVTTTYGVGEMVKDAIERGCRKFIVGIGGSATNDAALGMLQALGYRFLDVTGNELGLGGAILESVHHVDESYVLPELKACEFIVACDVDNVMYGSSGSAHVYAAQKGADEAMIERLDAGMKQFTDVLKATRGKDVAMHAGSGAAGGMGGGMQAFLNATLRSGIEIILDQIGFDDHLKNATLVITGEGRIDRQSLMGKVLSGVSKRAQKVGVPLIALGGGIADELEEHEGVDALFSVMRYPMSLEEAMEKERAQKLIKQSTKEIFRLIKALKNSAL; via the coding sequence ATGAAAGTGGTTTTAGCAATTGATTCATTTAAGGGATGTGCAAGTTCTCAGGAACTCTCCGCGTGGATAGAAGAGGGTATTAAAGAGGTTTACACTGAAGCGGATGTCCATGCCTGTTATATTGCCGACGGTGGCGAGGGAATGCTTTTCGCGATCATGCAAAATGTCAAAGGAAAAATCCTTACATGTAACGTGCATGATCCGTTGATGAATCCTATCAGCGCGCAGTATGGCATTTTGGAAGATGGTATCACTGCCGTCATTGAGATGGCGCAAGCAGGAGGACTCCCTCTTGTGCCCAAAGAGAAGCGCAATCCGCTTGTGACGACAACGTATGGTGTGGGTGAAATGGTTAAGGATGCGATTGAGAGAGGGTGTCGGAAGTTTATTGTCGGCATTGGTGGCAGTGCGACCAATGATGCCGCCCTTGGCATGCTTCAAGCACTGGGGTACCGCTTTTTGGATGTCACTGGTAACGAGCTTGGTTTGGGTGGTGCTATTTTGGAAAGTGTGCATCATGTGGATGAAAGTTATGTGTTACCTGAACTTAAAGCATGTGAATTTATTGTCGCATGCGATGTCGATAATGTCATGTATGGGTCCAGTGGTTCAGCGCATGTGTATGCCGCGCAAAAAGGGGCCGATGAGGCGATGATCGAACGCCTTGATGCAGGAATGAAACAGTTTACGGATGTGCTGAAAGCTACACGGGGAAAAGATGTGGCAATGCACGCAGGTTCAGGTGCTGCGGGTGGTATGGGTGGCGGTATGCAAGCCTTTTTGAATGCGACCCTTCGCTCTGGCATTGAGATTATTTTAGATCAGATTGGGTTTGATGACCACCTTAAAAATGCAACGCTCGTCATCACGGGAGAAGGGCGCATCGATAGGCAATCGTTGATGGGCAAAGTACTCAGTGGCGTCTCCAAACGCGCTCAAAAAGTGGGTGTGCCTCTCATCGCCTTGGGCGGCGGCATTGCCGATGAGCTGGAAGAGCATGAGGGCGTGGATGCACTTTTCTCCGTGATGCGCTACCCGATGAGTTTGGAAGAGGCAATGGAAAAAGAGCGCGCTCAAAAGCTGATAAAACAGAGCACCAAAGAGATTTTTCGACTGATCAAAGCCTTGAAAAATTCTGCCTTATAA
- a CDS encoding methylated-DNA--[protein]-cysteine S-methyltransferase — MVHCTFSSPVGMLLITADERGICALDFDENGDILEGSNQHIEQLKHELEAYFAGKLKTFEVPLHPQGTSFQESVWHVLQGIPYGETISYSHEAELLKHPKATRAVANANGKNKIAIVIPCHRVIAKDGGIGGYSGGLWRKEYLLALEQKYR, encoded by the coding sequence ATGGTACACTGCACTTTTTCTTCGCCTGTGGGCATGTTGTTAATCACTGCGGATGAGCGCGGTATTTGTGCGCTTGATTTTGACGAGAATGGGGACATTTTAGAAGGATCTAATCAGCATATTGAACAGCTCAAACACGAGTTAGAGGCTTATTTTGCAGGCAAGCTCAAAACGTTTGAAGTGCCATTGCACCCTCAAGGAACCTCTTTTCAAGAAAGCGTATGGCATGTCCTTCAAGGCATACCTTATGGTGAGACCATTTCATACAGCCACGAAGCGGAACTGTTGAAGCATCCTAAAGCCACGCGCGCGGTTGCGAATGCCAACGGAAAAAATAAAATTGCCATTGTGATTCCCTGCCATCGTGTCATTGCCAAAGATGGCGGTATTGGTGGGTATAGTGGAGGATTGTGGCGTAAAGAGTATTTATTAGCATTGGAGCAGAAATATCGATGA
- a CDS encoding GNAT family N-acetyltransferase: MFTCKTTNMHEDFCALTHALDLELNMRYGKEQALYDKHNVLDPIETALIGYEDNLPVACGCFKQIDAQTVEIKRMFVQPNYRRRGISSRLLLELHMWAEECGFLYAQLETGKGQPEAIALYTKMGYAVIPNYAPYVGMENSVCMRKVLRS; this comes from the coding sequence TAAAACAACCAACATGCATGAAGATTTTTGCGCTCTTACGCATGCGTTGGATTTAGAGCTTAATATGCGTTATGGTAAAGAGCAAGCGCTGTATGACAAACACAATGTGCTAGATCCAATCGAAACAGCGTTAATTGGTTATGAAGATAATCTGCCTGTTGCATGCGGATGTTTCAAACAAATTGATGCTCAAACGGTTGAGATTAAACGTATGTTTGTGCAGCCCAACTATCGAAGGCGGGGCATATCATCAAGACTCCTTTTGGAGCTACACATGTGGGCAGAAGAATGTGGTTTTTTGTATGCTCAATTGGAGACGGGTAAGGGTCAACCCGAAGCCATAGCACTTTATACCAAAATGGGGTATGCGGTCATTCCCAATTATGCACCTTATGTGGGGATGGAAAACAGCGTCTGTATGCGCAAAGTACTAAGGAGCTAG